The Gordonibacter urolithinfaciens genome contains a region encoding:
- a CDS encoding GNAT family N-acetyltransferase encodes MEPEFVNLTPENLADEHLSCLIRVKKPHPGVEAKRRWLADRLREGHVFRKLQVKDPVFIEYAPLETAWVPIVGDNYLYVYCLWVLGASKGKGYGRALMEYCLADAREQGKSGVCMLGSKKQKSWLSDQSFAKKFGFEAVDATDDGYELLALSFDGTVPAFAPRAKAQRIERDELTIYYDFQCPYVPGHIAAVQRYCEENDVPLTLIQVDSLQTAKDLPCVFNNWAVFYKGTFETVNLLDTAYLKRILKK; translated from the coding sequence ATGGAGCCCGAATTCGTCAACCTCACGCCGGAGAACCTCGCCGACGAGCACCTCTCCTGCCTCATCCGCGTCAAAAAGCCCCATCCGGGCGTCGAGGCGAAGCGCCGATGGCTGGCCGACCGGCTGCGCGAGGGCCACGTGTTCCGCAAGCTGCAGGTGAAGGACCCGGTGTTCATCGAGTACGCCCCGCTTGAGACGGCGTGGGTTCCCATCGTGGGCGACAACTACCTGTACGTGTACTGCCTCTGGGTGTTGGGCGCGTCCAAGGGGAAGGGGTACGGGCGCGCGCTCATGGAGTACTGCCTTGCCGATGCGCGCGAGCAGGGCAAGTCGGGCGTGTGCATGCTGGGCTCGAAGAAGCAGAAGTCGTGGCTGTCCGACCAATCGTTCGCGAAGAAGTTCGGCTTCGAGGCAGTGGACGCCACGGACGACGGGTACGAGCTGCTCGCCCTGTCGTTCGACGGCACCGTGCCGGCGTTCGCGCCGCGCGCCAAGGCGCAGAGGATCGAGCGCGACGAGCTGACGATCTACTACGATTTCCAGTGCCCTTACGTGCCCGGGCATATCGCCGCGGTGCAGCGGTACTGCGAGGAGAACGATGTCCCGCTGACGTTGATCCAGGTCGATTCGCTGCAAACGGCGAAGGACCTGCCCTGCGTGTTCAACAACTGGGCCGTGTTCTACAAGGGCACGTTCGAGACCGTGAACCTGCTGGATACCGCGTATTTGAAGCGGATACTCAAGAAGTAG